In Ptiloglossa arizonensis isolate GNS036 chromosome 6, iyPtiAriz1_principal, whole genome shotgun sequence, the DNA window acaatattttgcacattttatttaaataactaaataactgaATTAAAATGCAGTAATATGCATTTAATAAATCCTAATCAGTTCATTGGATTGATAaactattataaattttaaataacaccATCCAGTCTCGCATTTGCGCGACAAATCCTATCGAAAAGGAGAAGGAAGTATGTTTGACAAACTGTATTCCATTTAAACGGGCGAATTAAGGTACGTGCGTATTGTAGAGATAAACAAAAATCAACCCTGAAAGAGATTGCGGCTTATGTtgaagtaaatattttaattaacttgcaactaagtaaaaattatttgacACTGTGCACTTTTTACTTATTAATGATACCACATTCCTATTGAACTAagactgatttttctttcttcctgcaATACACGTTGCTGATTTTAAAAACAGGTTGGAAATTATCTACTACTTCAGGTATTACTTGTTTGAAGCGATATTTTCAGGTTTCTATGATATTATAAAATGGAAATATAtccattttttattatacttctaATATTTGAATACAGCAAATAGCAATGgacgtatatttgtatattttttaaggcagtgtaattttatacaatttaatagtgacaataaaataaaatatatacgttCCTCGCGTATTTCTGGAAAACTGTATTATGGTTACATAATACGAATTAGTTATAATACTATGAACTGATATGGGAACTGAAATATTTCTTGTGTGcttatttaacttataattacgATTGTATTAAATCAAATAttgtttgtataaaaaaatagaaCTAAATCTACATTTGCTGTCTCAGATTTGATGCACTAAAACTAAATTAGTGtatcaaataaaattcattgaaaatttatGATAATGTAATTGATTACAGCAAATGCAGTGCAAAAcatgaaaaaaattgttatcttaattaaattgtgtaaataataattgacTGTGTAATAATAAACTGACAAAAAAGGGATGTCATTATGTAGTTCATTTCATTACGATTTTACTTTATCATTAGCCATAATTTCTAATCTTTTAACGACTTTGCCAAGATCAACGTCTTTTTGCAATTTCAAATAATCCACTTTCCGTACGTTATGTATACTAGTCCACGTGGGTAATAATTTACATAGCAAACGTATAAGCTCTTCTAATTCATTGGGAGTCAATTTTGCTTTAAACGAGTTTTCTAATTTTCCAATCACAAATTCCATTGTAAGAACTCCTTTTTTCTCGGCTACAAAAATGTTACGTATAATCTTGGCTAATTCCGGTAGCCTTGAATACATAGAAGCTTGTTTGTCAGCATCTGGTGTGCGTGTCATTGCTTCTAATGCTTTAGCAGCTTGCTTAGCTCGGATCTAATAAATGACATTGTTAATGAATGAAGAACAAAAATcgagtatttaattataatttttttataaaaatatttacctttTCAAGAAGTGCTTTGGGAATTCCTTTAAATGCCATATTAAGATAATTATTTTGCACAGTGGGTGTAGCAGGCGGAGTATCGACAACAGTAATATTGACGTTTCGTATACCACCTTCAGTTTgtgttgaattatttttatcttttttttctgGAGAATTAGACTTTGAAGTTAGTTTTGCTTCAGTTAATCTCTGCAGAGCTTTCTCCATGCGTGTACCACAACTGAACAGAGATTTAGCTTTGTCTAAAAAAGTTAGTTTGTTATTAATagatacaatattttaataagtAATATGTATTAAAAGTTAGCTAATAAATATATAAGACAATTCTTACCAAGAACATCTTTCGCAGTTGTTATTTTTTCTACATTAGGTGGTTGTGGCAAATCTGCTtgtttaattactttacaattttCAACATCAAATTCAGGATGCCAGcgtagaattttttcttttggtaCATACATCGGCGTTTCTAGACTGAGTAAGAATTTTTCGTGTTCATCTTTAACCATATCTGTAATAAAGAACAAACAGTATCATTGTAgactattataaaaaaataaatttcaatggtAAGGATTTATTGTGAGATAATATTATTACCAAGTAGAATGTTGTAAAACTTCCTTCGCCTATCAAGCAATACTCGTGGACCCATACTAATCTCAGATGCTGTTTTCAAAACATTATCTGGATCTGgtgtatttcttccatttttttcttcaacaATAGGTGTAAAAACCAACTCGTACTTATCCTGTTTAGATGTAGAACCGAATGTCCGATGCTTCTCTTGAAGATAAACATATGCATCGGGGAAAATGGTTTTAATTTGTGCTACATGTTCTAATGTGAAGTTTTTACGCAATAATTCCTGAACTGCAGGCTTTAACTTCTTGAAAGTTATTACTTCCTTGCGATTGAAGAGCATTGCAGAAACCTGTGAAaccaattaaatattatataaaaaaaaaagcaactaAATATACACAATAGAATAATTGTGTACAGAAtagttttttataataaatgtagTACCGTATCTAAACATCTAAATACTTCTGCCAAGAATCTATAATTGTATGGCAATGGCAGAGCAACAGTGCCACTTTCAGCTAGTGATAAATACTGTTGATAAGCTGGTGCTTTAGTCGGGCTGCCTTTTATTGGGCTTGGAATTGTTTCCTTAGGTTCAAATAAAACTCGTCGTTGAGAACTGGCTGATAATAATTCTTTACCCTTTATAGGacttaatatttttttgtttggaGACTTATATGCTTTTTGAGGACtacaaaaaaataagaaaaatatttcaaataaaattaataatccaaaCATAATAGTATAAATTGTCTTGTCATTATAAGTATCTTACCTAAGTGGTATTTCaagttgaattttttcaaacttctgtATCTGTGGCTTTTTGACATCATTATGTTTTTGCAATTTCTCTAATTTTTGTTCACAATTTCTGAAGCGTGCAATAGATGCTTTCAATTCATTTAAACGGGATGATCGGTTAACTCTATTTTTGATTTCATTTAAAGACAACTCTTGCTTCCCTAATCTGTCCATAGTTGAAGCTTTCTTTGGTGTGGTACAATTAACTGCAGATTCGTCATTCAAAATGTTTGTAGATGGATTCTCTGTAGAAGTATCATTCTTTTTAGGTGTTCCTGGAGGTTTCTTTCTTGGGCTCAATGAACCTTTCTTCTCGAAAAGTACTTTGTTCACATCTAAATCTTCTGAAATTTTTTGAAAGCTTTCCCGAATATCTGTCTGTCCCTCTTGTCCAGATAATTTTCGTGAACGTGTAGTATGAACTCGAGCATTATGTTTAGTTGTTTTTTGAACATTTGTTCTGGGAGAATCGAATTGAATGTTCCGAACAACTGAGTTTGGTTTCACAATGCGATTATCTACTAATTCTGTTTTCGGAACCAGAACAACTTTTGGACTTGTTCCCATTAATTTTTCTTCCTGAACCGGTGTCAATGATCCGGATGGCTCAGAACTATTCTTATTTTTTGGATTTTGATGTTGACTACTCACCAACCTAGATTGATCTCGTTCAAGAAGCAACACCTTTGCCTTGCTCCGTAAATCATCAGCTGCTTGTCGTTTACGCGTATTAAAATACGCAGTTACTGACGGTTGAGACATATTTCTTATATACGGATATATATGTATCGcagaaattcgttaaaattttcaaaacctcGATATTCTGTTTACGGACTCCTGATCGCCCTGACGATCTCTATCAATGATAATACGCACAAAAGCCCGCCTTTTTTGTTAGTTTAGGCGCCAAATCAGAAAGACAGGTACTGTCTCAATGGTAATAGAGCgcgtaatttaaattttacgtCCGGTATACATTTTTAATGTCACTTCCGCCATAGATAAGGGTAATACTATTTtactttaaaaagaaatgaaagttttaataattatgtAAATCGGTATGTAATATGaatcgtgtttaaaaaaaaaatataatccaTGATCAATCATGATTTTATGTGAAACTGAATTTAATTGGTTACCATGAATTAAGGATGtatctaatattttcaaattactaAATGTAGAATATcatgtaaaaaaaaagttttctgCGTCTCAGAAATTTGATTATCTTTTCAGTAACGGTTTACTCATATGAGTAAttgattaaattacaataatttataatcAAACATTGCCAATATTTGCAATGCTTattcataaattaataaaataaaatttataaaactgtTGTAATTATTTGAcactaaaaaaatattgtagagCGTTCGTCACAGaaagtatatataaaatttttaaaaatatgtaaagatGAAAACACATTTAAGTTTATCGCAATTTGTAAACACAACctatgaaattttcaatttcttttaacgTCAATTCCGGCATTTCATGATTATATTGATATATCTGtgcataaaaattgatttttatgaaTGAAAATGTATAATCTGCATTATTTACacgtattgaataaaatatcttcACATTTAATGCTGTTATGTTCTATAACCATTGTAAAACATCTTTTAAAGTATAGTTTCACGTGGCGATATTTCGGACCTGAAAGTGTTTTGTATTATAAGATGAACTATAAATTAACTGCGTACTTTAGCTTTAAAAATAGTTTTAAGCTAGATGTATCTAATAAATACAACAATATAATCTCATTAAACACTTCAATGTTTTATAAAATCTGTGTAATTATAATAAGACCTTTTGTAGTAAAAATATTTAGTTCTTAATAATACTATTAATATTAGTATTAATTTGCTTAGAATAAGTAAGTATATtactatttgagtatttgatttTAATATCTTTTCCTTAAAATACATAtgtgtatgtgtaatttttataataaaaattttgtaggttaaaAGATTTACTTCTTTTGTACCTGCTATTTAActttaatacatattacattatagtttcttttttcagattacaaatattattagaaatatGGGCTCAAATCTGAGTATGATACATACcattaaaaaacaattattttcaccTAAATATTTACTTTGGACAAATGTAGGAatatctatttctctctctgctATGGGAGATGTTTTAGAACAACATTATGAAATATTGAAGGTATACAGTATACTTATATATGTTTTTATTCCAAACATAGATTGAATtttcattataatttttattgtgcAGGGTAAGTGGGATAAATGGAGTTTAAATAGAACTAGAAATATGGCTGTATCTGGTATGTCTGTTGGTATAATATGTCACTACTGGTATAAATATTTGGATAACAGATTGCCAGGACGTACGATTAATACTGTCTTAAAAAAAGTTGTTATAGATCAAATAGTTTGTTCTCCACTTTGTATAACAATGTTTTTTTTGACATTAGGCAtcttagaaaaaaataattggtCTGAACTAAAAAGTGAAATTATTAGCAAAGCACATAAGTTATATATAGCAGAATGGGTTATCTGGCCACCAGcgcaaattattaatttttatcttttgC includes these proteins:
- the Dup gene encoding chromatin licensing and DNA replication factor double parked, translated to MSQPSVTAYFNTRKRQAADDLRSKAKVLLLERDQSRLVSSQHQNPKNKNSSEPSGSLTPVQEEKLMGTSPKVVLVPKTELVDNRIVKPNSVVRNIQFDSPRTNVQKTTKHNARVHTTRSRKLSGQEGQTDIRESFQKISEDLDVNKVLFEKKGSLSPRKKPPGTPKKNDTSTENPSTNILNDESAVNCTTPKKASTMDRLGKQELSLNEIKNRVNRSSRLNELKASIARFRNCEQKLEKLQKHNDVKKPQIQKFEKIQLEIPLSPQKAYKSPNKKILSPIKGKELLSASSQRRVLFEPKETIPSPIKGSPTKAPAYQQYLSLAESGTVALPLPYNYRFLAEVFRCLDTVSAMLFNRKEVITFKKLKPAVQELLRKNFTLEHVAQIKTIFPDAYVYLQEKHRTFGSTSKQDKYELVFTPIVEEKNGRNTPDPDNVLKTASEISMGPRVLLDRRRKFYNILLDMVKDEHEKFLLSLETPMYVPKEKILRWHPEFDVENCKVIKQADLPQPPNVEKITTAKDVLDKAKSLFSCGTRMEKALQRLTEAKLTSKSNSPEKKDKNNSTQTEGGIRNVNITVVDTPPATPTVQNNYLNMAFKGIPKALLEKIRAKQAAKALEAMTRTPDADKQASMYSRLPELAKIIRNIFVAEKKGVLTMEFVIGKLENSFKAKLTPNELEELIRLLCKLLPTWTSIHNVRKVDYLKLQKDVDLGKVVKRLEIMANDKVKS
- the LOC143148728 gene encoding mpv17-like protein 2: MGSNLSMIHTIKKQLFSPKYLLWTNVGISISLSAMGDVLEQHYEILKGKWDKWSLNRTRNMAVSGMSVGIICHYWYKYLDNRLPGRTINTVLKKVVIDQIVCSPLCITMFFLTLGILEKNNWSELKSEIISKAHKLYIAEWVIWPPAQIINFYLLPTKYRVLYDNSVSLAYDVYTSKVKYDNPMCNSINNKR